A stretch of Sylvia atricapilla isolate bSylAtr1 chromosome 31, bSylAtr1.pri, whole genome shotgun sequence DNA encodes these proteins:
- the LOC136373087 gene encoding uncharacterized protein: MGTGMEPELSPPALPAEVALAVAAWRRALEALVALAETLGTPGSVPAALEQAKAVLGQARVALRGLEVAQEATVAPAVALGTLGDEDPERLRLLGAMAEAAATALEREEQRARRCQRWLRAGHGLAVGLMVLCAAVLSLDSARAALGVAEDSHLLLALAAVAVSCEVARRGLGTSRRHLATAAGHQRGMAQRLRHRARRVVAARASAEAAAATNETTAAVLGRLEEVTQALETLVVAVTQDREVTPWGTRGHGFPNAAWALGDIVGALGTSGEEHEEAARRLEVAQGALEGQG, from the exons atggggacagggatggagcccGAG ctgtccccccctgccctccccgccgaggtggccctggcagtggctgcaTGGCGCCGGGCTCTGGAGGCGCTGGTGGCCCTGGCCGAGACCTTGGGGACACCGGGCAGCGTCCCTGCGGCACTGGAGCAGGCCAAGGCCGTGCTGGGCCAGGCCCGGGTGGCCCTGAGGGGGCTGGAGGTGGCCCAGGAGGCCACGGTGGCCCCGGCAGTGGCCCTGGGGACCCTTGGGGACGAGGACCCAGAGCGGCTGAGGCTGCTTGGGGCCATGGCTGAGGCAGCAGCGACAGCGCTGGAGCGTGAGGAGCAACGGGCACGGCGGTGCCAGCGCTGGCTGAGGGCCGGGCACGGGCTGGCCGTGGGGCTGATggtgctgtgtgcagctgtgt tgtccctgGACTCGGCCCGCGCCGCGCTGGGGGTGGCCGAGGACAGtcacctgctgctggccctggccgCGGTGGCCGTGTCCTGCGAGGTGGCCCGGCGGGGCTTGGGGACATCACGGCGTCACCTGGCCACCGCCGCGGGCCACCAGCGGGGCATGGCCCAGCGCCTGCGCCACCGCGCCCGGCGGGTGGTGGCCGCCAGGGCCAGCGCCGAGGCCGCCGCGGCCACCAACGAGACCACGGCGGCTGTGCTGGGGCGGCTGGAGGAGGTGACCCAGGCGCTGGAGACCTTGGTGGTCGCTGTCACCCAGGACAGGGAAGTGACGCCATGGGGGACGCGGGGACACGGGTTCCCCAACGCCGCCTGGGCGCTCGGGGACATCGTGGGAGCCTTGGGGACATCGGGGGAGGAGCACGAGGAAGCGGCGCGGAGGCTGGAGGTGGCCCAGGGGGCGCTGGAGGGACAGGGGTAG
- the LOC136373117 gene encoding uncharacterized protein, giving the protein MEPRELLEALVAVVATLGQLAATVAGPDGDVLLSTSPGSLHTALGTFISHLRDTLSHHGVTSLGQALAALGATPGATWAHVTAAARAWWDSVAALEKSWVQVAKEATELRDACGDAATAEATTAATAAARAGDPEEHATCWGTAVDNMKAVAWRLPVALTKEEGASAEAAHEARMVAATGKMVAATKSMEESMVASSQEEAATRRGQRAKVALDILEYLVAACNKATAFPREMQRRLEDINLALEGTREGSRDVPKALVTEAELLWKGSASLATRHLLGTLREIRNLVSSHSGDPGGSRSRVVAERCQRAIEDIPRLLGEQ; this is encoded by the exons ATGGAGCCCCGCGAG ctgctggaggcgTTGGTGGCTGTGGTGGCCACCCTGGGCCAGCTGGCAGCCACTGTGGCCGGGCCGGATGGGGATGTGCTGCTGTCCACATCCCCAGGGTCCCTGCACACGGCCCTGGGGACATTCATTAGTCACCTCCGGGACACCCTGAGCCACCAcggtgtcacctccctgggccAGGCTCTGGCTGCCCTCGGGGCCACCCCGGGGGCCACCTGGGCCCATGTGACAGCCGCGGCCAGAGCCTGGTGGGACTCGGTGGCCGCGCTCGAGAAGAGCTGGGTCCAGGTGGCCAAGGAGGCCACGGAGCTCCGTGACGCCTGTGGGGACGCGGCCACTGCCGAGGCCACCACTGCTGCCACCGCCGCTGCCCGGGCTGGGGACCCGGAGGAACATGCCACGTGCTGGGGGACAGCTGTGGACAACATGAAGGCTGTGGCCTGGCGGCTGCCAGTGGCCCTGACCAAGGAGGAGGGGGCCTCGGCGGAGGCCGCACACGAGGCCCGGATGGTGGCAGCCACTGGCAAGATGGTAGCTGCCACCAAGTCCATGGAAGAGTCCATGGTGGCCTCCAGCCAGGAAGAGGCGGCCaccaggaggggacagcgggcGAAGGTGGCCCTGGACATCCTGGAGTATTTGGTGGCCGCATGCAACAAAGCCACCGCGTTCCCTCGGGAGATGCAGCGCCGGCTCGAGGACATCAACTTAGCCCTGGAGGGGACAAGGGAGGGATCCCGTGATGTCCCCAAGGCCTTGGTGACCGAGGCCGAGCTGCTGTGGaagggcagtgccagcctggccaCGCGTCACCTGCTGGGGACACTTCGAGAAATCCGCAACCTCGTCTCGAGTCACTCGGGTGACCCTGGTGGCTCCCGTAGCCGTGTGGTGGCCGAGCGGTGCCAAAGAGCCATTGAGGACATCCCGAGGCTGCTGGGGGAACAGTGA
- the LOC136373104 gene encoding zinc finger and BTB domain-containing protein 9-like isoform X2, which translates to MSHRAMAPGRVRISFPRHAPALLDSLNHLRLQGKFCDVTIHAGSRVFAAHSSVLAAASPFFHDKLLLRAGPRLTLPPAVDAGAFEGLLELIYCGRLTVAAEALPGHLLVASALQMWHVVERCSQILKELEGYRATRGHSGVSASAGNVRGHDGSSSSSSSRNVHGHERSSSSWDACDGHESIHGLDGSSSSLSSSKVIHGHDGSNPSLTGSIHGLDGSIRVLDGSSRVVHSHDGSLSSWNVHDEDESICGLDGSSRAIHGHDASLPSSSSRTIRGQEGSLSSSSRTVRVHDGPSSLWNVHDGDESIGGLDGSSPSSSSKAVHGHDGPLPSSSSSLRANQGCEGSPSSSSRTMRGPSGSSHAYHSGERSPSSSSSSLRTLCGSAAALQLNRSRAGPLSLSSWGSHGAEGAIHGDIRTIHGGDGAIHNDIVTIHDDSGTIHGDTVTVHGEDDPSSSWATCTSTEELLQLHVATTTSPSLSSQEILKIRVGDNDNDDDEGPARIPPDATTTLAMLPDPPTVYIKPEPATATATVLDIPPPAEPPLPGWTPVDLHGNELPQRDGQPVHAPVKLGTVPTDGKRFGCACGKRFAARPKRDRHILLTLSLRPFACARCPKRFKLKHHLGEHMKTHRADRANRAGGRHGAGQSSMD; encoded by the exons ATGTCCCACAGGGCGATGGCGCCGGGCCGGGTGCGGATCTCGTTCCCGCGGCACGCACCCGCGCTGCTGGACTCACTGAACCACCTGCGGCTGCAGGGCAAGTTCTGCGATGTCACCATCCACGCCGGCAGCCGCGTCTTCGCCGCccacagcagtgtcctggcGGCCGCCTCACCCTTCTTCCATGACAAGCTGCTGCTGCGTGCCGGGCCGCGCCTGACGCTGCCGCCCGCTGTCGACGCCGGTGCCTttgaggggctgctggagctcatTTACTGTGGCCGGCTGACTGTGGCTGCTGAGGCGCTGCCCGGCCACCTGCTGGTGGCCAGCGCGCTGCAGATGTGGCATGTGGTGGAGCGCTGCTCGCAGatcctgaaggagctggaggggtACAGGGCCACCCGGGGTCATAGTGGGGTGTCGGCATCAGCAGGGAACGTCCGTGGTCATGATGggtcatcatcatcatcatcatcaaggAACGTCCACGGTCATGAAAGGTCCTCATCGTCGTGGGATGCCTGTGATGGTCACGAGTCAATCCATGGTCTTGATGGGTCTTCATCATCGTTGTCATCATCAAAGGTCATCCATGGCCATGATGGGTCCAACCCTAGTCTTACAGGGTCCATCCATGGTCTTGATGGGTCCATTCGTGTTCTTGATGGGTCTTCAAGGGTCGTCCATAGCCATGATGGATCTTTGTCCTCATGGAACGTCCATGATGAAGATGAGTCCATCTGTGGTCTTGATGGGTCTTCAAGGGCCATCCATGGTCATGATGCGTCTTTACCTTCGTCATCATCACGGACCATCCGTGGTCAAGAAGGGTCTTTGTCATCATCGTCAAGGACCGTTCGTGTTCATGATGGGCCATCATCATTGTGGAATGTCCATGATGGAGATGAGTCCATTGGTGGTCTTGATGGGTcttcaccatcatcatcatcaaagGCTGTCCATGGCCATGATGGGCCTTtgccttcatcatcatcatcattacGGGCCAACCAGGGTTGTGAAGGGTCTCCATCATCATCGTCACGCACCATGCGTGGTCCCAGTGGGTCATCGCATGCCTACCACAGTGGAGAAAGATctccatcttcctcctcctcctccttgcgGACCCTTTGTGGAAGCGCCGCCGCCCTGCAGCTCAACCGCAGCAGAGCAGGACCCTTGTCATTGTCATCGTGGGGCTCCCACGGTGCTGAGGGGGCAATCCATGGTGACATCAGGACCATCCATGGTGGTGATGGGGCCATCCATA ATGACATTGTGACAATCCATGATGACAGTGGGACAATccatggtgacactgtgacagTCCATGGTGAAGACGacccttcctcctcctgggcCACCTGCACCAGCACTGAGGAACTCCTCCAGCTCCATGTGGCCACCACTACGTCCCCGTCCCTGTCGTCCCAGGAGATCCTCAAGATCCGTGTGGGGGACAATGACAACGACGATGACGAAGGCCCCGCGCGGATCCCACCGGATGCCACCACCACTCTGGCCATGCTCCCGGACCCGCCCACCGTCTACATCAAACCCGAGCCGGCCACTGCCACGGCCACTGTGCTGGACATCCCACCGCCAGCCGAGCCACCGCTGCCCGGCTGGACGCCAGTGGACTTGCATGGCAACGAGCTGCCGCAGCGCGACGGGCAGCCAGTACACGCGCCAGTGAAGCTGGGCACCGTGCCCACCGATGGGAAACGCTTTGGCTGCGCCTGCGGGAAGCGATTTGCAGCGCGGCCCAAGCGCGACCGGCACATCCTGCTGACCCTGAGCCTGCGGCCCTTTGCGTGTGCCCGTTGCCCAAAGCGCTTCAAGCTCAAGCACCACCTGGGTGAACACATGAAAACGCACCGCGCTGACCGTGCCAACCGTGCTGGGGGCCGGCATGGAGCGGGACAGAGCAGTATGGACTAG
- the LOC136373104 gene encoding zinc finger and BTB domain-containing protein 9-like isoform X1, whose translation MSHRAMAPGRVRISFPRHAPALLDSLNHLRLQGKFCDVTIHAGSRVFAAHSSVLAAASPFFHDKLLLRAGPRLTLPPAVDAGAFEGLLELIYCGRLTVAAEALPGHLLVASALQMWHVVERCSQILKELEGYRATRGHSGVSASAGNVRGHDGSSSSSSSRNVHGHERSSSSWDACDGHESIHGLDGSSSSLSSSKVIHGHDGSNPSLTGSIHGLDGSIRVLDGSSRVVHSHDGSLSSWNVHDEDESICGLDGSSRAIHGHDASLPSSSSRTIRGQEGSLSSSSRTVRVHDGPSSLWNVHDGDESIGGLDGSSPSSSSKAVHGHDGPLPSSSSSLRANQGCEGSPSSSSRTMRGPSGSSHAYHSGERSPSSSSSSLRTLCGSAAALQLNRSRAGPLSLSSWGSHGAEGAIHGDIRTIHGGDGAIHSEIVTIHDDSETVQDDIVTIHDDSGTIHGDTVTVHGEDDPSSSWATCTSTEELLQLHVATTTSPSLSSQEILKIRVGDNDNDDDEGPARIPPDATTTLAMLPDPPTVYIKPEPATATATVLDIPPPAEPPLPGWTPVDLHGNELPQRDGQPVHAPVKLGTVPTDGKRFGCACGKRFAARPKRDRHILLTLSLRPFACARCPKRFKLKHHLGEHMKTHRADRANRAGGRHGAGQSSMD comes from the coding sequence ATGTCCCACAGGGCGATGGCGCCGGGCCGGGTGCGGATCTCGTTCCCGCGGCACGCACCCGCGCTGCTGGACTCACTGAACCACCTGCGGCTGCAGGGCAAGTTCTGCGATGTCACCATCCACGCCGGCAGCCGCGTCTTCGCCGCccacagcagtgtcctggcGGCCGCCTCACCCTTCTTCCATGACAAGCTGCTGCTGCGTGCCGGGCCGCGCCTGACGCTGCCGCCCGCTGTCGACGCCGGTGCCTttgaggggctgctggagctcatTTACTGTGGCCGGCTGACTGTGGCTGCTGAGGCGCTGCCCGGCCACCTGCTGGTGGCCAGCGCGCTGCAGATGTGGCATGTGGTGGAGCGCTGCTCGCAGatcctgaaggagctggaggggtACAGGGCCACCCGGGGTCATAGTGGGGTGTCGGCATCAGCAGGGAACGTCCGTGGTCATGATGggtcatcatcatcatcatcatcaaggAACGTCCACGGTCATGAAAGGTCCTCATCGTCGTGGGATGCCTGTGATGGTCACGAGTCAATCCATGGTCTTGATGGGTCTTCATCATCGTTGTCATCATCAAAGGTCATCCATGGCCATGATGGGTCCAACCCTAGTCTTACAGGGTCCATCCATGGTCTTGATGGGTCCATTCGTGTTCTTGATGGGTCTTCAAGGGTCGTCCATAGCCATGATGGATCTTTGTCCTCATGGAACGTCCATGATGAAGATGAGTCCATCTGTGGTCTTGATGGGTCTTCAAGGGCCATCCATGGTCATGATGCGTCTTTACCTTCGTCATCATCACGGACCATCCGTGGTCAAGAAGGGTCTTTGTCATCATCGTCAAGGACCGTTCGTGTTCATGATGGGCCATCATCATTGTGGAATGTCCATGATGGAGATGAGTCCATTGGTGGTCTTGATGGGTcttcaccatcatcatcatcaaagGCTGTCCATGGCCATGATGGGCCTTtgccttcatcatcatcatcattacGGGCCAACCAGGGTTGTGAAGGGTCTCCATCATCATCGTCACGCACCATGCGTGGTCCCAGTGGGTCATCGCATGCCTACCACAGTGGAGAAAGATctccatcttcctcctcctcctccttgcgGACCCTTTGTGGAAGCGCCGCCGCCCTGCAGCTCAACCGCAGCAGAGCAGGACCCTTGTCATTGTCATCGTGGGGCTCCCACGGTGCTGAGGGGGCAATCCATGGTGACATCAGGACCATCCATGGTGGTGATGGGGCCATCCATAGTGAGATTGTGACAATCCACGATGACAGTGAGACAGTTCAAGATGACATTGTGACAATCCATGATGACAGTGGGACAATccatggtgacactgtgacagTCCATGGTGAAGACGacccttcctcctcctgggcCACCTGCACCAGCACTGAGGAACTCCTCCAGCTCCATGTGGCCACCACTACGTCCCCGTCCCTGTCGTCCCAGGAGATCCTCAAGATCCGTGTGGGGGACAATGACAACGACGATGACGAAGGCCCCGCGCGGATCCCACCGGATGCCACCACCACTCTGGCCATGCTCCCGGACCCGCCCACCGTCTACATCAAACCCGAGCCGGCCACTGCCACGGCCACTGTGCTGGACATCCCACCGCCAGCCGAGCCACCGCTGCCCGGCTGGACGCCAGTGGACTTGCATGGCAACGAGCTGCCGCAGCGCGACGGGCAGCCAGTACACGCGCCAGTGAAGCTGGGCACCGTGCCCACCGATGGGAAACGCTTTGGCTGCGCCTGCGGGAAGCGATTTGCAGCGCGGCCCAAGCGCGACCGGCACATCCTGCTGACCCTGAGCCTGCGGCCCTTTGCGTGTGCCCGTTGCCCAAAGCGCTTCAAGCTCAAGCACCACCTGGGTGAACACATGAAAACGCACCGCGCTGACCGTGCCAACCGTGCTGGGGGCCGGCATGGAGCGGGACAGAGCAGTATGGACTAG
- the LOC136373111 gene encoding coiled-coil alpha-helical rod protein 1-like isoform X3, giving the protein MAEPRPGPPSALSGPQCSQLLPPSLGGLIPPSYFVLRPRSLGAELAVKKGCGHELEAELKALREQSQGLEVALEAERRRSHVLEAEVEVERGRSQCLEAELAAERGRSQRLEAERSRSHALEVELEAERGRSQILEMELEALRRRGLGPEGSEPSPEQVLLSRWRQKVFQLLLQVRLHQGQELQLQGQLRSLGAAVAARSHQVSLLELRLRRGEQELQGERQALSQERLRAEAAEEELGKLGQALRRLLGTLGVALANVTEAVVALGTLSERLGRARHRLWALVALGWLRWQRQLEGTAGDSGAMAPEMTLEQLRGWHRGDTGNTGGGSVPKVPPPYPPEGRDGTRLRLGTVSLAPLVMQLQALGAAILRDIRDPTVPPPRGDSSDIIREL; this is encoded by the exons ATGGCCGAGCCCCGCCCGGGCCCTCCCAGTGCTCTCAGTGgcccccagtgctcccagctgctccctcccagttTGGGGGGGCTCATACCCCCCTCCTACTTCGTGCTGCGCCCCAG GTCCCTGGGGGCGGAGCTTGCCGTGAAAAAGGGGTGTGGCCATGAGTTGGAGGCAGAGCTTAAAGCgctgagggagcagagccaaggcctggaggtggcacttgaGGCAGAAAGGAGGCGGAGCCACGTGCTGGAAGCGGAGGTGGAAGTGGAAAGAGGGCGGAGCCAATGCCTGGAGGCAGAGCTTGCTGCAGAAAGAGGGCGGAGCCAACGCCTGGAAGCAGAAAGGAGTCGGAGCCATGCACTGGAGGTGGAGCTTGAGGCAGAAAGGGGGCGGAGCCAAATCCTGGAGATGGAGTTGGAGGCCTTGAGGAGGCGGGGCCTTGGCCCAGAGGGGTCGGAGCCAAGCCCAGAGCAG gtgctgctgtcccGCTGGCGCCAGaaagttttccagctgctgctgcaggtgaggctgcaccagggccaggagctgcagctgcagggacag ctgcGCTCTCTGGGTGCTGCCGTGGCCGCCAGGTCCCACCAGGTGTCGCTGCTGGAGCTGCGGCTGCGCCGTGgggagcaggaactgcagggGGAGAGACAG GCTCTGTCCCAGGAGCGGCTCCGGGCggaggcagctgaggaggaacTGGGGAAACTGGGCCAGGCTCTGAGGCG GCTGTTAGGGACACTGGGCGTGGCCCTGGCCAATGTCACCGAGGCTGTTGTGGCCCTGGGAACCCTCAGTGAGCGCCTGGGACGGGCCCGGCACCGACTGTGGG cactggtgGCCTTGGGATGGCTCCGGTGGCAGCGACagctggaggggacagcaggggacagcgg tgccatgGCCCCAGAGATGacactggagcagctgagggggtGGCACCGAGGTGACACTGGGAACACTGGGGGTGGCTCTGTCCCCAAGGTGCCACCTCCATACCCCCCcgagggcagggatgggaccAGGCTACGCCTGGGCACAG tgtcccttGCTCCGTTGGTGATGCAGCTGCAGGCGCTCGGTGCCGCCATCCTCAGGGACATCAGGGACCCCACGGTGCCACCGCCCCgcggggacagcagtgacatcaTCAGGGAGCTGTGA
- the LOC136373111 gene encoding coiled-coil alpha-helical rod protein 1-like isoform X2, producing MAEPRPGPPSALSGPQCSQLLPPSLGGLIPPSYFVLRPRSLGAELAVKKGCGHELEAELKALREQSQGLEVALEAERRRSHVLEAELAAERGRSQRLEAERSRSHALEVELEAERGRSQILEMELEALRRRGLGPEGSEPSPEQVLLSRWRQKVFQLLLQVRLHQGQELQLQGQLRSLGAAVAARSHQVSLLELRLRRGEQELQGERQALSQERLRAEAAEEELGKLGQALRRYWGDWDVPVNVPTPVPIVVPLDVPADVPVAVPRLLGTLGVALANVTEAVVALGTLSERLGRARHRLWALVALGWLRWQRQLEGTAGDSGAMAPEMTLEQLRGWHRGDTGNTGGGSVPKVPPPYPPEGRDGTRLRLGTVSLAPLVMQLQALGAAILRDIRDPTVPPPRGDSSDIIREL from the exons ATGGCCGAGCCCCGCCCGGGCCCTCCCAGTGCTCTCAGTGgcccccagtgctcccagctgctccctcccagttTGGGGGGGCTCATACCCCCCTCCTACTTCGTGCTGCGCCCCAG GTCCCTGGGGGCGGAGCTTGCCGTGAAAAAGGGGTGTGGCCATGAGTTGGAGGCAGAGCTTAAAGCgctgagggagcagagccaaggcctggaggtggcacttgaGGCAGAAAGGAGGCGGAGCCACGTGCTGGAAGCGGAG CTTGCTGCAGAAAGAGGGCGGAGCCAACGCCTGGAAGCAGAAAGGAGTCGGAGCCATGCACTGGAGGTGGAGCTTGAGGCAGAAAGGGGGCGGAGCCAAATCCTGGAGATGGAGTTGGAGGCCTTGAGGAGGCGGGGCCTTGGCCCAGAGGGGTCGGAGCCAAGCCCAGAGCAG gtgctgctgtcccGCTGGCGCCAGaaagttttccagctgctgctgcaggtgaggctgcaccagggccaggagctgcagctgcagggacag ctgcGCTCTCTGGGTGCTGCCGTGGCCGCCAGGTCCCACCAGGTGTCGCTGCTGGAGCTGCGGCTGCGCCGTGgggagcaggaactgcagggGGAGAGACAG GCTCTGTCCCAGGAGCGGCTCCGGGCggaggcagctgaggaggaacTGGGGAAACTGGGCCAGGCTCTGAGGCGGTACTGGGGGGACTGGGATGTCCCCGTTAATGTCCCCACTCCTGTCCCCATTGTTGTCCCCCTTGATGTCCCTGCTGATGTCCCTGTTGCTGTTCCCAGGCTGTTAGGGACACTGGGCGTGGCCCTGGCCAATGTCACCGAGGCTGTTGTGGCCCTGGGAACCCTCAGTGAGCGCCTGGGACGGGCCCGGCACCGACTGTGGG cactggtgGCCTTGGGATGGCTCCGGTGGCAGCGACagctggaggggacagcaggggacagcgg tgccatgGCCCCAGAGATGacactggagcagctgagggggtGGCACCGAGGTGACACTGGGAACACTGGGGGTGGCTCTGTCCCCAAGGTGCCACCTCCATACCCCCCcgagggcagggatgggaccAGGCTACGCCTGGGCACAG tgtcccttGCTCCGTTGGTGATGCAGCTGCAGGCGCTCGGTGCCGCCATCCTCAGGGACATCAGGGACCCCACGGTGCCACCGCCCCgcggggacagcagtgacatcaTCAGGGAGCTGTGA
- the LOC136373111 gene encoding coiled-coil alpha-helical rod protein 1-like isoform X1 — MAEPRPGPPSALSGPQCSQLLPPSLGGLIPPSYFVLRPRSLGAELAVKKGCGHELEAELKALREQSQGLEVALEAERRRSHVLEAEVEVERGRSQCLEAELAAERGRSQRLEAERSRSHALEVELEAERGRSQILEMELEALRRRGLGPEGSEPSPEQVLLSRWRQKVFQLLLQVRLHQGQELQLQGQLRSLGAAVAARSHQVSLLELRLRRGEQELQGERQALSQERLRAEAAEEELGKLGQALRRYWGDWDVPVNVPTPVPIVVPLDVPADVPVAVPRLLGTLGVALANVTEAVVALGTLSERLGRARHRLWALVALGWLRWQRQLEGTAGDSGAMAPEMTLEQLRGWHRGDTGNTGGGSVPKVPPPYPPEGRDGTRLRLGTVSLAPLVMQLQALGAAILRDIRDPTVPPPRGDSSDIIREL; from the exons ATGGCCGAGCCCCGCCCGGGCCCTCCCAGTGCTCTCAGTGgcccccagtgctcccagctgctccctcccagttTGGGGGGGCTCATACCCCCCTCCTACTTCGTGCTGCGCCCCAG GTCCCTGGGGGCGGAGCTTGCCGTGAAAAAGGGGTGTGGCCATGAGTTGGAGGCAGAGCTTAAAGCgctgagggagcagagccaaggcctggaggtggcacttgaGGCAGAAAGGAGGCGGAGCCACGTGCTGGAAGCGGAGGTGGAAGTGGAAAGAGGGCGGAGCCAATGCCTGGAGGCAGAGCTTGCTGCAGAAAGAGGGCGGAGCCAACGCCTGGAAGCAGAAAGGAGTCGGAGCCATGCACTGGAGGTGGAGCTTGAGGCAGAAAGGGGGCGGAGCCAAATCCTGGAGATGGAGTTGGAGGCCTTGAGGAGGCGGGGCCTTGGCCCAGAGGGGTCGGAGCCAAGCCCAGAGCAG gtgctgctgtcccGCTGGCGCCAGaaagttttccagctgctgctgcaggtgaggctgcaccagggccaggagctgcagctgcagggacag ctgcGCTCTCTGGGTGCTGCCGTGGCCGCCAGGTCCCACCAGGTGTCGCTGCTGGAGCTGCGGCTGCGCCGTGgggagcaggaactgcagggGGAGAGACAG GCTCTGTCCCAGGAGCGGCTCCGGGCggaggcagctgaggaggaacTGGGGAAACTGGGCCAGGCTCTGAGGCGGTACTGGGGGGACTGGGATGTCCCCGTTAATGTCCCCACTCCTGTCCCCATTGTTGTCCCCCTTGATGTCCCTGCTGATGTCCCTGTTGCTGTTCCCAGGCTGTTAGGGACACTGGGCGTGGCCCTGGCCAATGTCACCGAGGCTGTTGTGGCCCTGGGAACCCTCAGTGAGCGCCTGGGACGGGCCCGGCACCGACTGTGGG cactggtgGCCTTGGGATGGCTCCGGTGGCAGCGACagctggaggggacagcaggggacagcgg tgccatgGCCCCAGAGATGacactggagcagctgagggggtGGCACCGAGGTGACACTGGGAACACTGGGGGTGGCTCTGTCCCCAAGGTGCCACCTCCATACCCCCCcgagggcagggatgggaccAGGCTACGCCTGGGCACAG tgtcccttGCTCCGTTGGTGATGCAGCTGCAGGCGCTCGGTGCCGCCATCCTCAGGGACATCAGGGACCCCACGGTGCCACCGCCCCgcggggacagcagtgacatcaTCAGGGAGCTGTGA